A section of the Paralichthys olivaceus isolate ysfri-2021 chromosome 14, ASM2471397v2, whole genome shotgun sequence genome encodes:
- the shld2 gene encoding shieldin complex subunit 2, translating to MCERSKIHIFLGAPPPPSSVSEAGDETQDQPPAGWSHLELTWTDGRLRPVTEAAGSRRDDVDADRSTQSSQVPDDRSNTDQDDASTEAGRTTETLGGREEGARISCDFKTDQKNLCSDDHQPAARFLSRDDESDFEEEDRCSASVLEYLDNCFPAAQPDPREPEPPHQCTYQPLCTNTQYLTTWTLSQAVILRGRRSTQSASSPDKNLSPQTTPKHTQVSPSVSSSTPELFSPVPSSPGASAELFSQLCSTPRVEEGGVVLQVNADCVLCSQEAVPSTTHDSPAQSPKFKKARLSRESAGTEGTSGRTTAGLQGPTTTLVWCRKPGVRYSVLVAVVHPCHLKEVKVKSGPSAGSFVPLASIVVTDQSGIEMKVVLWRRAAFWALTVSPGDILLITGLQVNEDKWRGETVLQSTFCSKLLNLGQITTSTSPPALQHVDARSLSSLCGYLRERRPLLLSLPHHAPQDLNRLPYATLRSLRVNTLVHALLRVTCTHISSEWRTEADSCWRSAVQLKAVLTVEQPDGHQGTLLLWGAAVDWLPRFNRDRAVVWDFHTLLVREGLTSNVPELHSTPWSSIQPLDPTDRRAQHFLTPRCNHRGNSCSLELDLETLLSQKYSGDVELRVHVTAFHFQDAPSSQNAHQPVLDGSTPLDVILEALSGDVTYTGCGRCSAELGTDTNGIYSPCYPCLPHTAVRRFYRPGVLTVSGRGYSQVCVQVPPVPLETILRAPPDKLLRSSAPGSQVKLIQVAADRILTLVSLPKKNFIITIRSHFLCDENSVPLSQDFTLLDLQFPS from the exons ATGTGTGAGAGGTCCAAGATCCACATCTTCCTCGGggctcctcctcccccctcctctgtgtctgaagCTGGTGACGAGACTCAGGATCAGCCCCCTGCTGGGTGGAGCCACCTGGAGCTCACCTGGACAGACGGACGTCTGAGGCCTGTAACAG AGGCAGCAGGAAGCAGAAGGGACGATGTAGATGCTGATCGATCTACGCAGAGTTCACAAGTCCCCGATGATCGATCAAATACTGACCAGGATGACGCTTCAACTGAAGCGGGTCGGACCACAGAGACGTTGGGAGGACGGGAAGAAGGAGCACGAATAAGCTGCGACTTCAAAACAGACCAGAAGAATCTGTGCTCCGATGATCACCAACCTGCAGCAAGATTTCTGAGCCGAGATGACGAATCTGATTTTGAAGAGGAAGATCGATGCTCGGCCTCAGTTCTTGAGTATCTGGACAACTGTTTCCCTGCAGCTCAACCAGATCCACGAGAACCTGAACCTCCACATCAATGTACGTACCAGCCGCTGTGCACCAACACTCAGTACCTCACCACCTGGACACTGAGTCAGGCTGTAATCCTGAGAGGCAGGCGCAGcacccaatcagcaagcagcCCTGACAAAAACCTGTCTCCACAAACCACGCCCAAACACACCCAAGTGTCCCCGTCCGTTTCCTCCAGCACGCCGGAGCTCTTCAGCCCGGTGCCCTCGTCACCTGGAGCCTCTGCTGAGCTCTTCAGTCAACTCTGCTCAACCCCgagagtggaggaggggggCGTCGTCCTCCAGGTCAACGCAGACTGCGTGCTGTGCTCTCAGGAGGCTGTGCCCTCAACCACTCATGACTCCCCTGCCCAGTCCCCCAAATTCAAGAAAGCTCGACTCTCCAGAGAGTCAGCTGGTACCGAGGGGACATCGGGCCGCACCACAGCCGGGCTCCAAGGTCCCACCACAACCCTGGTCTGGTGTCGCAAACCGGGGGTGCGGTACTCGGTCCTGGTGGCAGTGGTTCATCCCTGTCACCTGAAGGAGGTCAAG GTTAAGTCGGGACCATCAGCGGGTTCTTTTGTCCCTCTGGCGTCCATCGTGGTGACGGACCAGTCAGGTATTGAGATGAAGGTGGTTCTGTGGCGCCGGGCGGCGTTCTGGGCTTTGACTGTGAGTCCTGGAGACATTCTGCTCATCACAG GACTCCAAGTGAATGAAGACAAGTGGCGAGGAGAGACGGTGCTGCAGTCCACCTTCTGCAGTAAGCTGCTCAACCTCGGACAaatcaccacctccacctcaccACCAG ctctgCAGCATGTCGACGCTCGCTCTCTCAGCTCTCTGTGTGGATACCTTCGAGAGCGACgccctctgctgctgtctctgcctCACCACGCCCCTCAGGACCTGAACCGCCTCCCATACGCCACCCTGAGGTCACTGAGAGTCAACACGCTGGTCCACGCCCTGCTGCgcgtcacatgcacacacatcagcTCAG agtggcGGACTGAGGCAGACTCTTGCTGGAGGTCAGCAGTTCAGTTGAAAGCTGTTCTGACTGTGGAGCAGCCGGACGGCCACCAGGGGACGCTGCTGCTGTGGGGAGCTGCTGTGGACTGGCTGCCTCGCTTCAACAGAgacagag CGGTTGTGTGGGATTTCCACACCCTCCTGGTGAGGGAGGGTTTGACCTCCAACGTCCCTGAGCTGCACTCCACCCCCTGGAGCTCCATCCAGCCCCTGGACCCCACCGACCGGCGGGCGCAGCACTTCCTCACACCTCGATGCAAccacagaggaaacagctgcAGTCTGGAGCTGGACCTCGAGACGCTGCTGTCTCAGAAATACAGCG GTGATGTGGAGCTCAGAGTCCACGTCACCGCCTTCCACTTCCAGGACGCTCCATCCTCCCAGAATGCACATCAGCCGGTCCTGGACGGCTCCACACCATTGGACGTTATCCTGGAGGCCTTGAGTGGCGACGTCACCTACACTGGCTGTGGTCGCTGCTCTGCAGAGCTCGGTACAGACACCAACGGCATCTACAGCCCCTGTTACCCCTGCCTGCCCCACACGGCCGTACGCCGCTTTTACAG gccaGGTGTGCTGACTGTGAGTGGGCGGGGCTAcagtcaggtgtgtgttcaggttcCTCCTGTTCCTCTGGAGACGATCCTCAGGGCTCCGCCGGATAAACTGCTCAGGAGCTCGG CTCCAGGCTCACAGGTGAAGCTCATCCAGGTGGCAGCAGACAGGATCCTCACCCTCGTCTCCCTCCCAAAGAAAaacttcatcatcaccatccgGAGCCACTTCCTGTGTGACGAGAACAGCGTCCCCCTCAGTCAGGACTTTACTCTGCTGGACCTTCAGTTCCCCAGCTGA
- the LOC109641828 gene encoding uncharacterized protein, which yields MENLLGGLVGSDGVAKIIGDKVGDGVENIMSQVLSKDKDGKEEPKGGEGGLGGVLSSLGGKKDDDNGAGGLGGMLSSLGGKKDDDNGLAKGAMDLLSGFK from the exons ATGGAAAATCTCTTGGGTGGTTTAGTTGGTTCCGACGGCGTTGCAAAAATTATCGGAGACAAAGTTG GCGACGGTGTGGAGAACATTATGAGTCAAGTCCTGAGTAAAGATAAGGACGGAAAAGAGGAGCCGAAGGGAGGAGAGGGCGGTTTGGGAGGTGTGCTCTCATCGCTCGGAGGGAAGAAAGACGATGACAACGGAGCCGGCGGTTTGGGAGGTATGCTCTCATCGCTCGGAGGGAAGAAAGACGATGACAACGGACTTG CAAAGGGAGCGATGGACTTGTTGAGTGGATTCAAGTAG
- the sncga gene encoding synuclein, gamma a isoform X2, with the protein MDVLKKGLSIAKDGVVAAAEKTKAGVEEAATKTKEGVIYVGNKTMEGVVTGVNTVAQKTTEQANVVADTAVTGANEVAQAAVEGVESAAVASGFVSTTDLPKKEAGAEEQSEQAAQ; encoded by the exons ATGGACGTTCTGAAGAAGGGCTTGTCCATAGCGAAGGATGGAGTGGTGGCTGCTGCCGAGAAGACGAAGGCCGGCGTGGAGGAGGCCGCCACCAAGACCAAGGAGGGGGTCATCTATGTCG GAAACAAGACGATGGAGGGAGTCGTGACCGGAGTCAACACAG TTGCTCAGAAGACGACTGAACAGGCCAATGTTGTTGCCGACACTGCGGTCACCGGGGCCAACGAAGTCGCCCAGGCAGCGGTGGAGGGGGTGGAGAGTGCAGCTGTGGCGAGCGGGTTTGTCAGCACG acCGACCTTCCAAAGAAAGAGGCTGGAGCTGAAGAGCAGAGCGAACAGGCGGCGCAGTAG
- the sncga gene encoding synuclein, gamma a isoform X1 codes for MDVLKKGLSIAKDGVVAAAEKTKAGVEEAATKTKEGVIYVGNKTMEGVVTGVNTVAQKTTEQANVVADTAVTGANEVAQAAVEGVESAAVASGFVSTEEAGPVAEETDLPKKEAGAEEQSEQAAQ; via the exons ATGGACGTTCTGAAGAAGGGCTTGTCCATAGCGAAGGATGGAGTGGTGGCTGCTGCCGAGAAGACGAAGGCCGGCGTGGAGGAGGCCGCCACCAAGACCAAGGAGGGGGTCATCTATGTCG GAAACAAGACGATGGAGGGAGTCGTGACCGGAGTCAACACAG TTGCTCAGAAGACGACTGAACAGGCCAATGTTGTTGCCGACACTGCGGTCACCGGGGCCAACGAAGTCGCCCAGGCAGCGGTGGAGGGGGTGGAGAGTGCAGCTGTGGCGAGCGGGTTTGTCAGCACG GAAGAGGCGGGACCAGTGGCTGAGGAG acCGACCTTCCAAAGAAAGAGGCTGGAGCTGAAGAGCAGAGCGAACAGGCGGCGCAGTAG